The following coding sequences lie in one Dehalobacter sp. 12DCB1 genomic window:
- a CDS encoding ElyC/SanA/YdcF family protein, giving the protein MKKRLRIRIKYLIGCLLAITVILFGSMLMINHYVEQVGTKYISDMDHVPKADAILVLGAYVFPDGTASSMLADRLTVGYELYQEGKAPKILVSGDHGRTDYDEVNAMKSFLKEKGVAGQNIFMDHAGFSTYESLYRARDIFLVKKVIIVTQEYHLKRAVFVARSLGLEAYGVASDRHDYGQAMAYYQLRELLARNKDFLWAKMIKPKPTYLGDVIPVFGDGGATDD; this is encoded by the coding sequence ATGAAGAAACGTTTGCGAATTCGGATAAAGTATCTGATTGGTTGCCTGCTGGCGATTACAGTGATTCTCTTTGGTTCTATGCTGATGATTAATCACTATGTGGAGCAGGTTGGTACAAAATACATCAGCGATATGGATCATGTACCTAAGGCTGACGCGATCCTAGTGTTAGGTGCCTATGTATTCCCGGATGGAACCGCTTCATCCATGCTTGCCGACCGCTTGACTGTCGGTTATGAGCTTTACCAGGAAGGCAAGGCCCCCAAAATTCTTGTGAGCGGTGATCATGGACGGACAGATTATGATGAAGTTAATGCCATGAAGAGTTTCCTGAAGGAGAAAGGGGTCGCGGGTCAGAATATTTTTATGGATCACGCCGGTTTTAGTACATATGAAAGCCTATACAGAGCGAGGGATATTTTTCTTGTAAAAAAGGTAATTATCGTTACGCAGGAATATCATTTAAAACGGGCAGTCTTTGTTGCCAGGTCTTTAGGGCTTGAAGCTTATGGTGTTGCCTCAGACCGGCATGATTACGGACAGGCAATGGCCTACTATCAGCTCAGGGAACTTTTAGCCCGAAATAAAGATTTCTTATGGGCTAAAATGATTAAGCCCAAGCCGACCTATTTAGGTGATGTCATACCGGTATTTGGAGATGGCGGAGCTACTGACGATTAA
- a CDS encoding aldolase catalytic domain-containing protein, whose protein sequence is MRKLTILDCTLRDGGLTNNFQFPELYMKDHIQRISEAKVDYLELGYKTDPAFCDRTAYGKLKFCDDNEIRDLIAGIPNLPKLAFMVDVGRFDRRSVENASVSPFAMGRVACYLDQIEEAVEDVRFLQNKGYETTLNIMAISRENISEIVCGLRKIKTQIPAEAVYVVDSYGALYPDDVKKLVSLYKKELDGMNVGIHVHNNMQLAFSNTITAIESGASFLDASVNGMGRGAGNCPLECLLPYAGKDHYDLKPVLALINDYYIHDGDERSWGYCPKQLLTGIFNQHPVYSIQGAGEDLIRIYDHFQSEVQV, encoded by the coding sequence GTGCGTAAGCTGACAATTCTGGACTGTACGCTCAGAGACGGAGGACTGACCAACAATTTTCAGTTTCCGGAACTGTATATGAAAGACCATATCCAGAGAATCTCCGAAGCGAAAGTTGATTATCTTGAGCTGGGGTATAAAACGGATCCCGCGTTTTGCGACCGAACAGCCTACGGCAAACTTAAATTCTGTGATGACAATGAAATACGTGACCTCATTGCTGGAATTCCGAATCTTCCTAAACTGGCTTTTATGGTGGATGTCGGCAGATTTGACCGGCGATCGGTTGAAAATGCTTCAGTTTCACCGTTCGCCATGGGTCGGGTTGCCTGCTATTTAGATCAGATTGAAGAGGCCGTCGAAGATGTCCGCTTTCTGCAAAATAAAGGCTATGAGACAACCTTAAATATTATGGCGATTTCCAGAGAAAACATCTCGGAAATTGTTTGCGGCTTACGAAAAATAAAAACGCAAATCCCTGCAGAGGCAGTCTATGTGGTAGACAGCTACGGAGCCCTTTATCCGGACGATGTCAAGAAGCTGGTATCGCTGTATAAGAAAGAATTAGACGGCATGAATGTAGGAATTCATGTGCACAACAATATGCAGCTGGCCTTTTCCAACACCATAACAGCGATTGAAAGCGGCGCGAGCTTCCTTGATGCGAGTGTCAACGGAATGGGCAGGGGAGCGGGCAACTGTCCGCTGGAATGTCTTTTGCCGTATGCCGGCAAAGACCATTATGATTTAAAGCCAGTGCTCGCGCTGATTAATGATTACTACATCCATGATGGTGACGAACGTTCTTGGGGGTACTGCCCCAAACAGCTCTTAACGGGGATTTTCAACCAGCATCCTGTCTATAGTATCCAGGGGGCAGGCGAAGATCTGATCCGAATTTATGATCATTTTCAAAGTGAGGTACAGGTATGA
- a CDS encoding phosphoribosylanthranilate isomerase, with the protein MEDNVIGIYAGRMPKVKICGVRTLEDVGTINELKPDFAGFVLAPSKRQVPLSELKTLIAFLDKKIIPVGVFVNQDPNILLRAVEAGLQILQLHGDESPAYIRQLHAMILNKYQDYRQVTIWKAVRVGDADRTELNLEAYQGLVDGFVYDKYDPKAYGGTGERFNWNLLQRCQSGQHDKNKGRDIPMILAGGLNEENVVSAVSLFHPYCLDVSSSVETEGRKDPDKIKRFMERIRA; encoded by the coding sequence ATGGAAGACAACGTGATAGGTATCTATGCCGGGCGGATGCCCAAAGTCAAAATTTGCGGGGTCCGCACGCTGGAGGATGTTGGAACAATCAATGAGCTGAAACCGGATTTTGCCGGATTTGTGCTTGCCCCGAGCAAAAGGCAGGTCCCGCTCAGCGAACTGAAAACGCTGATCGCCTTTTTAGACAAAAAGATCATCCCGGTCGGGGTTTTCGTCAACCAGGACCCGAATATCTTGCTGCGCGCTGTGGAAGCCGGCCTGCAAATCCTACAGCTTCATGGTGATGAGTCACCGGCATATATACGTCAATTACATGCGATGATTCTAAATAAATATCAGGATTATCGTCAAGTAACGATCTGGAAAGCTGTCAGGGTTGGAGACGCGGACCGGACAGAGCTGAACCTGGAAGCGTATCAGGGTTTGGTTGACGGTTTTGTGTACGATAAATATGATCCTAAGGCTTATGGCGGTACTGGAGAGCGTTTTAACTGGAATCTTTTGCAAAGATGTCAGAGCGGCCAACACGATAAAAACAAAGGCCGGGATATTCCAATGATCCTGGCCGGAGGCTTAAATGAAGAGAATGTTGTGTCGGCGGTTTCCTTATTCCATCCGTATTGCCTGGACGTCAGCAGCAGTGTCGAGACGGAGGGACGGAAAGATCCAGATAAAATCAAAAGGTTTATGGAACGTATCCGTGCTTAA
- the trpB gene encoding tryptophan synthase subunit beta, with amino-acid sequence MKNEMVNYLGENGYFGVYGGRFVPEILIPAVDELNQAFQEILRDEDFYKQYYNLLMDFSGRPTPLTYAEGLSAYFGKAKIYIKREDLNHSGAHKINNVLGQGLLMKKLGKTRVIAETGAGQHGVATAIMAAKMGFQATIYMGAEDAERQYANVFWMKQLGAEVVPVTTGTATLKDAINEALRDWAGNFDHTHYALGTACGPRPFPEMVTFFQSVISKEMKKQINDISGKNPDRIYACLGGGSNAMGAFVEFLQEPGVELIAVEAGGKGEASGKHASRIAYAKAKTGVCQGYKTLFLQDDDGQMLDTWSISAGLDYVGVSPILAHLAETKRVRVMAATDAEVIEAFKLIIGKEGLIPALESTHAFVGLFREIADTQADDVIVVNMSGRGDKDIFNIGEALQDEGWKAFVTERGKAYAD; translated from the coding sequence ATGAAGAACGAAATGGTTAACTATCTTGGAGAAAATGGCTATTTTGGCGTCTACGGCGGACGATTCGTCCCGGAGATCCTGATACCGGCTGTCGACGAACTGAATCAGGCTTTTCAGGAAATATTACGGGACGAGGATTTTTATAAGCAATACTATAATCTCCTGATGGATTTTTCAGGCAGGCCGACGCCGCTGACGTATGCCGAAGGGCTTAGTGCGTATTTTGGCAAAGCCAAAATCTATATAAAACGGGAAGATTTGAATCATTCCGGCGCTCATAAAATCAATAACGTGCTCGGGCAGGGCCTGCTCATGAAAAAGTTAGGCAAGACCAGAGTCATTGCAGAGACCGGCGCAGGTCAGCACGGAGTGGCAACGGCGATCATGGCAGCCAAAATGGGATTTCAGGCGACGATCTATATGGGTGCAGAAGATGCAGAGCGGCAGTACGCCAATGTCTTCTGGATGAAACAGCTCGGCGCTGAAGTTGTTCCCGTTACCACTGGGACGGCAACCCTCAAGGATGCTATTAACGAGGCGCTGCGCGACTGGGCAGGAAATTTTGACCATACGCATTATGCCCTTGGCACGGCGTGCGGACCAAGGCCCTTCCCGGAGATGGTCACTTTCTTTCAGTCCGTAATCAGTAAAGAAATGAAAAAACAAATCAACGATATCTCCGGCAAAAACCCAGACCGGATCTATGCCTGCCTGGGCGGAGGGTCCAATGCAATGGGCGCTTTTGTGGAATTCCTGCAAGAGCCTGGCGTAGAACTCATTGCGGTCGAAGCAGGCGGAAAAGGCGAAGCTTCCGGAAAGCATGCTTCGCGCATCGCATATGCCAAAGCCAAAACCGGTGTCTGTCAGGGCTACAAGACATTGTTTCTCCAGGATGATGACGGACAAATGCTGGATACCTGGAGCATTTCAGCAGGGCTTGATTATGTCGGCGTATCGCCAATCCTGGCGCATCTGGCGGAAACCAAGAGGGTCCGGGTTATGGCAGCCACAGATGCCGAAGTCATTGAGGCCTTTAAACTGATCATTGGCAAGGAAGGGCTGATACCGGCACTTGAATCCACCCATGCTTTCGTCGGACTTTTCAGGGAGATTGCTGACACCCAAGCGGACGATGTGATCGTTGTCAATATGTCCGGCCGGGGAGACAAGGATATTTTCAATATAGGGGAAGCATTGCAGGACGAAGGCTGGAAAGCATTTGTCACAGAAAGAGGTAAAGCCTATGCGGATTGA
- a CDS encoding YidC/Oxa1 family membrane protein insertase, whose translation MVSSAFSQLLTLLVNLTGDWFIAITLITLGIKLLLFPLSIKQQKVQLLTVNLTKARTILSKKFHNQIKKVNEESMKIASKYKINPLFTFASLIIQAPVFFSLYAAVTHLSVPIGSILIPWVSDLHVADHLHILPVIAGLLQTLSVFTAENKNLLMFIFPVVIGVVFLWKAPVALSAYWIANSVLRFVEVQIFRLGPIQRKYLNIPSPEEMVQRL comes from the coding sequence ATGGTTAGTTCAGCCTTTTCCCAGTTATTAACGTTGCTTGTAAATTTAACAGGTGACTGGTTCATCGCTATTACTCTGATTACCTTAGGGATAAAACTGTTGTTATTTCCTTTGTCAATAAAACAGCAAAAAGTACAATTATTAACCGTGAATTTGACCAAAGCCAGAACAATTTTATCTAAAAAATTTCACAATCAGATTAAAAAAGTAAATGAAGAATCAATGAAAATTGCATCCAAATATAAAATTAATCCGCTGTTTACGTTTGCATCACTTATTATCCAGGCCCCGGTTTTTTTCTCCCTGTACGCCGCTGTTACACATCTGAGCGTACCCATCGGCAGTATTCTTATTCCATGGGTATCCGATCTCCATGTGGCAGACCATCTTCATATTTTGCCGGTTATTGCCGGTCTGCTTCAGACGCTGAGTGTATTTACAGCAGAAAACAAAAATTTACTGATGTTTATATTCCCGGTTGTTATTGGCGTCGTTTTTCTGTGGAAAGCCCCTGTTGCCCTGAGCGCTTACTGGATTGCCAACTCGGTTCTTCGGTTTGTTGAGGTCCAGATCTTTCGTCTCGGCCCTATCCAGCGAAAATATTTAAATATCCCTTCTCCGGAAGAGATGGTCCAAAGACTTTAA
- the trpA gene encoding tryptophan synthase subunit alpha, producing the protein MRIEKQIEAARSEKKILVMTHQIIGYPDFDANEKAIECFYNNGVDLIELQIPFSDPIADGPVFTKSNQAVLEKGIKVSDCLKFIERMACKYPIPFLVMTYYNILYQYGVKAFIDKCKEIGVQGTIVPDAPLDEAGAYYDYSRQQGLAAVSIATPYSDPKRLQEIADIGSGFIYYVPRKGVTGSKTTFDAEILDGIQKAKNETGKTIAVGFGIQGPEDVARLIGTADIAIIGSKIQQVLETEGLPGLEQFLRDIARINKEE; encoded by the coding sequence ATGCGGATTGAAAAACAAATCGAGGCTGCGAGAAGTGAGAAGAAAATACTGGTGATGACGCATCAAATTATTGGTTATCCTGATTTTGACGCCAATGAAAAAGCGATCGAATGCTTTTATAACAACGGTGTCGACCTGATCGAACTGCAAATACCTTTTTCTGACCCGATTGCCGACGGCCCCGTATTCACCAAGTCCAACCAGGCTGTATTAGAAAAAGGGATTAAAGTCAGCGACTGCCTGAAGTTTATTGAGAGAATGGCATGCAAATACCCGATCCCGTTCCTGGTCATGACGTATTATAACATTCTGTATCAATACGGCGTCAAAGCATTTATTGACAAGTGCAAAGAGATCGGTGTCCAGGGAACCATCGTGCCGGATGCGCCGCTTGATGAGGCCGGGGCCTACTACGATTATTCCCGCCAACAGGGATTGGCGGCAGTAAGTATCGCTACACCCTATTCCGATCCGAAACGACTGCAGGAGATCGCAGATATCGGGAGCGGATTCATCTATTACGTTCCCCGCAAAGGGGTAACCGGCAGTAAAACAACTTTTGACGCTGAGATTCTGGACGGAATCCAAAAAGCAAAGAACGAGACCGGCAAAACAATTGCCGTAGGTTTCGGGATTCAAGGCCCGGAAGATGTAGCCCGTTTAATCGGGACTGCCGATATTGCGATCATCGGCAGCAAGATCCAGCAGGTGCTGGAGACTGAAGGTCTGCCCGGTCTGGAACAGTTCTTACGTGACATTGCGCGTATTAACAAGGAGGAATGA
- the trpD gene encoding anthranilate phosphoribosyltransferase: MMGMETALKKLSNRENLSAQLAYDSMTEIMSGEASEISMAAFLTALRLKGETIEEIYGTSKVMREKALKVECASENLVDTCGTGGDGAHTFNISTTAMFVAASNGVKIAKHGNRSITSKSGAADVLEALGVEIALTPEAIGKCIDQVGLGFMFAPHFHASMKYAMPVRKALGFKTIFNILGPLANPAAAPRQLIGVYDKSLVPVAAEVLNRHQAVHAIIVHGSDGLDEITLTGPSYAAELKDGKVTEFVIHPEDYGFALCTREDLVGGTPQENARITRDILAGGQGPKADIVILNAGAAIYIGGKAASLQEGIGMARATVREKKALKVLNEFIAVTGKGI; this comes from the coding sequence ATGATGGGAATGGAGACAGCTTTAAAAAAACTTTCCAATAGAGAAAATCTCAGTGCTCAGCTGGCCTATGATTCTATGACGGAAATTATGAGCGGTGAAGCCAGTGAAATCTCCATGGCGGCCTTTTTAACGGCGCTCCGCCTAAAAGGAGAGACCATTGAAGAGATTTACGGGACAAGTAAGGTGATGCGGGAAAAAGCCCTCAAAGTCGAGTGTGCATCAGAAAATCTGGTGGACACCTGCGGAACAGGCGGGGATGGCGCCCACACGTTCAATATTTCCACGACGGCAATGTTCGTTGCTGCCAGCAATGGTGTGAAAATTGCCAAGCATGGCAACCGGAGCATTACCAGCAAGAGCGGGGCCGCCGATGTTTTGGAAGCGTTGGGGGTCGAGATAGCGCTGACACCGGAAGCAATCGGGAAGTGTATCGACCAGGTCGGCCTTGGTTTTATGTTCGCCCCCCATTTCCATGCTTCAATGAAATATGCGATGCCGGTGCGTAAAGCACTTGGCTTTAAAACCATCTTTAATATTCTCGGGCCATTAGCCAATCCGGCCGCAGCCCCAAGACAGCTGATCGGCGTTTACGACAAAAGTCTTGTGCCTGTGGCTGCAGAAGTACTGAACAGACATCAAGCTGTCCACGCGATTATTGTTCACGGCAGTGACGGTCTCGACGAAATCACCCTGACAGGGCCGTCTTACGCAGCAGAACTCAAGGACGGAAAGGTAACCGAGTTTGTTATCCACCCTGAAGACTATGGTTTTGCCCTTTGTACGCGTGAAGACCTTGTTGGCGGGACACCGCAGGAAAACGCGCGGATCACCCGGGATATTCTGGCAGGGGGTCAGGGCCCCAAAGCTGACATCGTCATCCTGAATGCCGGAGCTGCTATTTATATTGGAGGTAAAGCCGCAAGTTTGCAGGAGGGGATCGGGATGGCCAGGGCTACTGTACGGGAAAAGAAAGCGCTGAAGGTTCTTAACGAGTTTATCGCTGTGACTGGGAAGGGGATATAA
- a CDS encoding glycosyltransferase → MMRILFLPFLQIPTGHHTVADAMIRSLENRISNLKCSKIDFFSYADKRLEKAFRLTYLTWIDHSPQTFVWIYRNFVYPTKSTKHFNWYEYKFLDKMNSLLQEEQPDLIVCTQAFPSFLIDRLKNSGITTAPVINVYTDFFVNKLWGTEYIDYHFVPDQHIKAQLISQNNIDPSKIFVTGIPVDDCFLPRTTSKTPLPYHILISGGSGGLGDIEHLLYSLPGKKEKSYTFSLLCGKNKKLYKDIHSLKLPNLKPLSYISSRETLNALYDEADAIITKPGGVTISETLHKKLPIFVHSALPGQEQINKNYLSEKKLIYDLDLNYPVAKQLDAFFRDQNEQMLWQNRVDSYLSEIENHAWEKILELALGQSVKPQIYKETVNISQVPS, encoded by the coding sequence ATGATGCGGATACTTTTTCTTCCGTTCCTTCAAATCCCTACGGGTCATCATACCGTAGCCGATGCAATGATTCGTTCCTTAGAAAACCGAATCAGTAATCTTAAATGCTCAAAGATAGATTTCTTCAGTTATGCGGACAAACGGCTGGAGAAAGCATTCCGGTTAACTTACCTGACCTGGATCGACCATTCTCCCCAAACCTTCGTCTGGATTTACCGGAACTTTGTGTACCCGACCAAATCAACCAAGCACTTTAACTGGTATGAATATAAATTCCTTGACAAAATGAATAGCCTGCTGCAAGAAGAACAGCCTGATTTGATCGTATGTACCCAGGCTTTCCCTTCCTTCTTAATCGACAGGCTTAAAAATTCCGGTATCACAACTGCGCCCGTAATCAATGTCTACACTGATTTCTTTGTGAATAAGCTTTGGGGAACAGAATACATAGATTACCATTTTGTCCCTGATCAACATATTAAGGCGCAATTAATCTCCCAGAATAACATTGATCCGTCTAAAATATTTGTGACGGGTATTCCTGTTGATGACTGCTTCCTGCCTCGAACAACCTCCAAAACACCGCTTCCTTACCATATTCTGATTTCCGGCGGAAGCGGCGGTCTCGGTGATATCGAACATTTGCTTTACAGCCTGCCGGGTAAAAAAGAGAAATCCTACACTTTTTCCCTGCTATGCGGCAAAAACAAGAAACTGTATAAAGATATTCACTCCCTGAAACTGCCTAATTTAAAGCCCCTGTCCTATATTTCATCCAGGGAAACCCTCAACGCACTGTATGACGAGGCCGATGCCATTATTACCAAACCCGGCGGCGTAACCATCAGTGAGACGCTTCATAAAAAACTGCCAATTTTTGTCCATTCCGCACTTCCGGGGCAGGAACAAATCAATAAGAATTATCTCAGCGAAAAAAAATTGATCTATGATTTAGATTTAAATTACCCGGTCGCCAAACAGTTAGATGCCTTTTTTAGAGATCAAAACGAACAGATGCTTTGGCAAAACCGCGTTGACAGCTACTTATCGGAAATAGAGAACCATGCCTGGGAAAAAATCTTGGAACTAGCCTTAGGTCAATCCGTAAAGCCCCAGATCTACAAAGAAACGGTCAATATTTCCCAAGTCCCGAGCTGA
- the trpC gene encoding indole-3-glycerol phosphate synthase TrpC, with protein MILDQIVEAKIKRLSEQKKNLPIEELIKMLTIKLKISDDRDTLKHVVNVERPAGVFASALTAGRRNKDKPGISIIAEVKKASPSKGILASDFDYLQIASMYEQLGAAAISVLTEQDYFLGSPDYLGKIRESVKIPLLRKDFMIDPYQIYEAKILGADAILLIVKILDDRQLKEFLGIAEQIGLDCLVEVHDEAEAERAMAAGAGIIGINNRNLETFEVDLNHSRRIGAMIPDHLIKVSESGIHTGEDILTAQAWGFDAVLVGEAFMKAGSIEQKFAEFVRVEANNFI; from the coding sequence ATGATCCTCGATCAAATCGTAGAGGCCAAAATAAAACGGCTTTCCGAACAGAAGAAAAACCTTCCCATCGAAGAGCTCATAAAAATGCTAACGATAAAGCTAAAAATTAGTGATGATCGTGATACACTTAAGCATGTTGTCAACGTGGAACGGCCTGCAGGCGTGTTTGCTTCAGCCCTGACTGCGGGACGCCGGAACAAAGATAAACCAGGGATTTCTATAATCGCGGAAGTCAAGAAGGCTTCTCCATCCAAAGGAATCCTGGCTTCGGACTTCGATTATCTGCAAATAGCCAGCATGTATGAACAGCTGGGGGCTGCGGCAATCTCCGTCTTAACAGAGCAGGATTACTTTCTTGGGAGTCCGGATTATCTGGGGAAGATTAGAGAATCCGTTAAGATTCCGCTGCTGCGCAAGGATTTTATGATTGACCCCTATCAGATTTACGAAGCAAAGATTTTGGGGGCGGATGCTATTCTGCTCATCGTAAAAATATTGGATGACCGCCAGTTGAAAGAATTTCTGGGAATAGCTGAACAGATCGGTCTGGATTGTCTTGTGGAAGTGCATGATGAAGCAGAAGCTGAAAGGGCCATGGCAGCAGGAGCCGGCATTATCGGCATCAATAACCGGAACCTTGAAACGTTCGAGGTGGATTTGAACCACAGCCGCAGAATCGGTGCCATGATCCCGGATCATCTGATCAAGGTCTCCGAAAGCGGGATTCATACGGGCGAGGATATCCTGACGGCGCAAGCATGGGGATTTGATGCTGTTCTGGTCGGAGAGGCTTTCATGAAGGCAGGCAGCATTGAACAAAAATTTGCTGAGTTTGTCAGGGTGGAGGCGAACAACTTCATTTAA
- a CDS encoding polysaccharide deacetylase family protein, with product MSTTLLCVFIVAISLFAVFAVYALIPELFVHFFGIGSWKRHYSPGVTLTFDDGPDPRYTPKFLAVLAEQNVRACFFLVAEKAEKQPELVKSILDHGHTVGSHGYRHRHAWLMPPLKTWNLWNKAMEEMHRLTGQEPVYVRAPWGGVNLSLLFWCHFKGKKLISWSADGRDWHIERTPHRIVQRITHRTKEGTIILLHDSGGDKGAPENTLAALKPLVIEIQKELKLPLVPLQLPDWSLPRRIGFRVWEKWELFYARCKQITRIDERNIFRLGLTRYHGPDLFNENGELIASAGDMVGEIHLDNTRFRGLGTNIQKIGYNALKQARLSLPVLARYISLNPNYKDIKAFLGITLINRGVKGLGFNVTEYTNGNAGFIGFMQKIVYRVYNPSAKKDTEKLGTKPKVVWISKDALLEKYLTKKSSTQG from the coding sequence GTGTCCACAACCTTGCTGTGCGTCTTTATCGTCGCAATCTCACTCTTTGCAGTCTTTGCGGTCTATGCTCTTATTCCCGAACTATTTGTGCATTTTTTCGGTATTGGTTCCTGGAAACGTCATTATTCTCCAGGTGTCACCTTAACGTTTGATGACGGACCCGATCCCAGATACACCCCGAAGTTCCTGGCAGTATTAGCCGAGCAAAACGTTCGGGCCTGTTTTTTTCTGGTTGCTGAAAAGGCTGAAAAACAGCCGGAACTTGTCAAGAGCATCCTAGACCACGGTCATACCGTCGGCAGTCACGGTTACCGTCACCGGCACGCCTGGCTGATGCCCCCGCTAAAGACCTGGAACTTGTGGAATAAAGCGATGGAGGAAATGCACCGTCTGACCGGTCAGGAACCCGTCTATGTCAGAGCTCCCTGGGGAGGGGTTAACCTTTCCCTTTTATTTTGGTGCCATTTTAAAGGCAAAAAGCTGATTAGCTGGAGCGCCGACGGCAGAGACTGGCACATCGAAAGAACTCCGCACCGTATTGTGCAAAGAATAACCCACCGAACCAAAGAAGGTACAATTATCCTGCTTCATGACAGCGGCGGCGATAAGGGCGCTCCTGAAAATACCTTAGCTGCTTTAAAACCACTGGTCATCGAAATACAAAAAGAACTTAAGCTGCCGCTCGTTCCGCTTCAGCTTCCCGACTGGTCACTGCCGAGAAGAATTGGTTTCCGCGTTTGGGAGAAATGGGAGCTTTTTTACGCGCGCTGCAAACAGATTACCAGAATCGACGAACGTAATATCTTCCGCCTGGGCCTTACCCGTTACCATGGACCTGACTTGTTTAATGAAAACGGTGAATTAATTGCCTCAGCAGGTGATATGGTCGGGGAGATCCACCTTGACAATACCCGTTTCCGGGGGCTTGGCACGAATATTCAAAAAATCGGCTATAACGCTTTAAAACAGGCCAGGCTCTCCCTGCCTGTTCTGGCACGCTATATTTCCCTGAACCCTAATTATAAAGATATCAAGGCGTTCCTCGGTATTACACTCATCAACCGTGGTGTCAAAGGCCTTGGGTTTAACGTTACTGAATATACGAATGGTAATGCCGGATTCATTGGTTTCATGCAAAAAATCGTTTACCGGGTCTATAACCCGTCCGCGAAAAAAGATACAGAAAAACTTGGAACAAAGCCCAAAGTCGTCTGGATCAGTAAAGACGCTCTGCTTGAGAAATACCTGACAAAAAAGTCATCCACGCAAGGATGA